The Chelatococcus sp. HY11 genome includes a window with the following:
- a CDS encoding protein-tyrosine phosphatase family protein, with product MPAIHVCPLSRLSETVAASSASHLISLTSGDTTTATPDAIAAGHHLSIRMSDIVAPLDGHVLPDVEHVDALLAFVHDWPREHPLVIHCFAGISRSTAAALVSFCALNANQDAEEAAKALRLASPSATPNIRFIEVADARLGYEGRLVAATNAIGRGCEAFEGEPFVLPLHNA from the coding sequence GCCCCTTGTCCCGCCTCTCGGAGACTGTGGCGGCCTCCTCAGCCAGTCATCTCATTTCGCTGACGAGCGGCGATACCACCACGGCTACCCCAGACGCCATCGCGGCCGGCCATCATCTCAGCATCCGTATGAGCGACATCGTCGCGCCTCTCGATGGCCATGTGCTGCCCGACGTCGAACATGTGGACGCCTTGCTCGCCTTCGTCCACGATTGGCCGCGCGAGCACCCGCTCGTCATTCACTGCTTCGCGGGCATCAGCCGTTCCACGGCCGCGGCTCTCGTGTCGTTCTGTGCCCTGAACGCCAATCAGGACGCAGAAGAGGCGGCCAAGGCCTTGCGTCTGGCCTCCCCGTCCGCGACGCCGAATATCCGTTTCATCGAGGTTGCCGATGCGCGCCTCGGCTATGAGGGACGACTGGTCGCCGCCACCAATGCCATCGGCCGCGGCTGCGAGGCGTTCGAGGGCGAGCCCTTCGTCCTTCCGTTGCATAACGCCTGA
- a CDS encoding NAD regulator, which produces MSTAIEIGLAAAIVVVKGDVPQILVARGGDATPGLPFGVFDPLAHRTFEIGLRAWVKEQTGFSLGYVEQLYTFGDRGRHARRGDGEPHEVSVGYLALTRLGAEASEVPTTARLLPWYHFFPWEDWRSGKPECLAAILPALDEWAADAIADREEIERRGLSRRERLKLSFGTASIPWDEEKALDRYELLYEAGLVGEALRDGRRSAEARASLPPAGEMMRYDHRRILATAISRLRAKLKYRPLIFELMPPTFTLTALQRTVEAIAGRHLHKQNFRRFVEGTALVEPTGDMAPTAGRPAAVFRFRREVLQERPSLGLRLGGRG; this is translated from the coding sequence TTGTCCACAGCCATCGAGATCGGCCTCGCGGCCGCGATCGTCGTGGTCAAGGGAGATGTGCCGCAAATCCTCGTCGCACGTGGCGGCGATGCGACGCCGGGCCTGCCGTTCGGTGTCTTCGATCCGCTCGCCCATCGCACCTTCGAGATCGGCCTCAGGGCCTGGGTGAAGGAGCAAACCGGCTTCAGCCTGGGCTATGTCGAGCAGCTCTATACCTTCGGTGATCGTGGCCGGCACGCCCGGCGCGGCGATGGCGAGCCGCACGAGGTGTCGGTGGGCTATCTCGCGTTGACCCGCCTCGGCGCGGAGGCCAGCGAGGTGCCGACGACCGCACGCCTCCTGCCCTGGTATCATTTTTTCCCCTGGGAAGACTGGCGCAGCGGCAAGCCCGAATGCCTCGCCGCGATCCTCCCGGCGCTCGATGAGTGGGCCGCCGACGCCATCGCCGACCGGGAGGAGATCGAGCGGCGCGGCCTGTCCCGCCGCGAGCGGCTGAAGCTCAGCTTCGGCACGGCAAGCATCCCCTGGGACGAGGAAAAGGCGCTCGACCGCTATGAACTGCTCTATGAAGCCGGCCTTGTCGGGGAAGCGCTACGCGACGGGCGGCGGAGCGCCGAGGCGCGCGCTAGCTTGCCTCCGGCGGGCGAGATGATGCGCTACGACCACCGCCGCATTCTGGCGACCGCGATCAGCCGTCTGCGCGCCAAGCTCAAGTATCGACCGCTCATCTTCGAGCTGATGCCACCCACTTTCACGCTGACCGCCCTGCAGCGCACCGTCGAGGCCATCGCCGGCCGGCACCTTCACAAGCAGAATTTCCGGCGCTTCGTAGAAGGCACCGCGCTCGTCGAGCCGACGGGCGACATGGCGCCGACGGCGGGGCGTCCGGCCGCCGTGTTTCGCTTCCGCCGCGAGGTGCTGCAGGAAAGGCCTTCGCTTGGCCTGCGCCTGGGCGGGCGGGGCTGA
- a CDS encoding DUF2339 domain-containing protein — translation MEWVLLGLLILALPIMTIASFIMALGLRQRTRLLEEKVEGLERSLALGERPAQAPIVPSPTQEELEPPAEETAEAPEAKADAVPPEPAPESDAPEWSQAAREDTPDEQAAAPAEPRPGLEERPGLEERLGSRWAVWVGGIALALGGFLLVRFSVEQGYFGPGVRVMGAALLALALIAAGEWFRRRERAEAFAGIPSAHVPSVLTAAGTASAFATVYASYALYDFISPATAFVLLGLVSLATLTASVLHGPALAALGLLAALVSPLLVSTEEPEPWALVIYLLFPVAASYALARLRLWKWLAVSAAIGASLWGAFLVLAFTTGHAPALLTHIVLQALLAVALLVVDPNRGVDDERAYPDRLGLLVLVVFAALAGLAMTVSLDGGTRALFGGIMVALYMMTAVRIAPAAGAAALAAAIAGAGLFLWPVAREALAEPQNVLPGGAGSVPMPEALNLYLTFAIASGAAVALASLWRILVGARLPVVTIACYAGAATVGPLALLVIAYWRVAGFDKSIPFAFVAAALGLAATYAARLTRSRETEAPVLALGTGAFASAAVAALALGLTFALDKGMLTVAFALAAIGTAWIGWLCRIPALRYVVGAIGALVLGRVIWDPAIAGSDLGTTPILNWLLWGYGVPAVSFGLAAVVLARHRRDAITQLCESLSIVFAALLVFFQIRHALNGGDILRESSSLIEAGLMVTSSLLFSLVMVRFDARRRDPVYRIASLAFGVFSLAVSFGLLAVIDNPAFSGDPIPGGAIFNGLLLGYLIPAIAAFAVAWYARPSRPTWYVYTAAGLGLFLHLLYMLLEIRRLFQGPVVSLWRMTSETELWVYSLALLAMGVLLLAIGLIWRLRLARLLSGAYILTAVLKVFLVDMANLEGALRALSFIGLGLVLVGIGLAYQKLLLRARPHNPMPQPGTQPPAPPQ, via the coding sequence ATGGAATGGGTACTGCTCGGGCTCCTGATATTGGCCCTGCCGATCATGACGATCGCCAGTTTCATCATGGCGTTAGGCCTCAGGCAGCGCACGCGTCTCCTCGAGGAGAAGGTCGAGGGGCTGGAGCGGTCTCTCGCTCTCGGCGAACGCCCCGCGCAAGCACCAATCGTGCCCTCCCCGACGCAGGAAGAGTTGGAGCCGCCCGCAGAGGAAACGGCAGAGGCGCCGGAGGCAAAGGCGGACGCCGTCCCGCCGGAGCCCGCGCCTGAATCCGATGCTCCCGAATGGTCGCAAGCCGCCCGCGAGGACACCCCCGACGAACAGGCTGCAGCACCTGCGGAACCGCGGCCCGGTCTGGAGGAGCGGCCTGGCCTAGAAGAACGGCTTGGCTCGCGCTGGGCCGTGTGGGTCGGCGGCATCGCGCTGGCGCTCGGTGGTTTCCTGCTGGTGCGCTTTTCCGTCGAACAGGGCTATTTCGGCCCTGGCGTGCGCGTCATGGGCGCCGCCCTTCTCGCGCTCGCGCTGATCGCCGCCGGCGAATGGTTTCGCCGGCGCGAGCGCGCGGAAGCGTTTGCGGGCATCCCCTCGGCGCATGTGCCAAGTGTGCTGACGGCGGCGGGAACCGCCTCGGCCTTCGCGACGGTCTATGCGTCCTACGCGCTCTACGACTTCATCAGCCCCGCGACAGCCTTCGTGCTGCTCGGCCTCGTCTCCCTGGCGACGTTGACGGCTTCGGTGCTGCATGGTCCGGCGCTGGCGGCTCTCGGGCTTCTCGCCGCCCTCGTCTCACCGCTTCTCGTCTCCACGGAGGAGCCCGAGCCCTGGGCGCTTGTCATCTATCTCCTCTTCCCCGTAGCGGCCTCCTATGCCCTCGCACGCTTGCGCCTGTGGAAATGGCTCGCGGTCTCGGCCGCGATAGGCGCCTCGCTCTGGGGCGCCTTCCTCGTGCTCGCCTTCACGACGGGTCATGCACCGGCCCTGCTGACGCATATCGTCCTCCAGGCCCTGCTCGCCGTCGCGCTTCTTGTCGTGGACCCGAACCGCGGCGTGGACGACGAGAGAGCCTACCCGGACAGGCTCGGCCTCTTGGTGCTGGTCGTCTTCGCGGCCCTGGCGGGGCTCGCCATGACGGTATCGCTCGACGGCGGCACCCGCGCGCTCTTCGGCGGGATCATGGTCGCCCTCTACATGATGACCGCGGTCCGCATCGCGCCGGCAGCCGGCGCGGCCGCGCTCGCCGCCGCCATAGCCGGCGCCGGGCTCTTCCTCTGGCCCGTTGCCAGGGAAGCCCTCGCCGAACCGCAGAACGTGCTGCCCGGCGGCGCGGGCAGCGTGCCCATGCCCGAGGCGCTCAACCTCTATCTCACCTTCGCGATAGCCAGCGGCGCGGCCGTGGCGCTGGCGAGCCTCTGGCGTATCCTCGTCGGCGCACGCCTGCCCGTCGTGACGATCGCCTGCTACGCGGGCGCGGCGACGGTCGGGCCGCTTGCCCTTCTCGTCATCGCCTATTGGCGTGTCGCCGGTTTCGACAAGAGCATCCCCTTCGCCTTCGTCGCGGCCGCCCTTGGCCTTGCCGCGACCTATGCCGCGCGCCTGACGCGCTCACGGGAAACGGAAGCGCCGGTCCTGGCGCTCGGCACCGGCGCCTTTGCCTCCGCGGCCGTCGCGGCGCTGGCGCTCGGCCTCACCTTCGCGCTCGACAAGGGCATGCTGACGGTCGCCTTCGCGCTCGCGGCGATCGGCACCGCCTGGATCGGCTGGCTTTGCCGCATCCCGGCCCTGCGCTACGTCGTCGGCGCGATCGGCGCCCTTGTCCTCGGCCGCGTCATCTGGGACCCGGCCATCGCAGGCAGCGATCTGGGCACCACGCCGATCCTGAACTGGCTGCTCTGGGGCTATGGTGTGCCGGCGGTCAGCTTTGGCCTCGCCGCGGTCGTGCTGGCCCGGCATCGCCGGGACGCCATCACGCAGCTCTGCGAAAGCCTCTCGATCGTCTTCGCGGCGCTGCTCGTCTTCTTCCAGATCCGCCATGCGCTCAATGGCGGCGACATCCTGCGGGAATCCTCCAGCCTGATCGAGGCGGGTTTGATGGTGACATCGAGCCTGCTGTTCTCGCTGGTAATGGTGCGCTTCGACGCGCGCCGGAGGGACCCGGTCTATCGCATCGCTTCGCTGGCTTTCGGCGTTTTCTCGCTGGCCGTGTCCTTCGGCCTGCTGGCCGTCATCGATAACCCGGCCTTCTCGGGCGATCCCATTCCGGGCGGGGCGATCTTCAACGGGCTTCTGCTGGGCTATCTCATCCCGGCGATCGCCGCCTTCGCGGTGGCCTGGTATGCGCGGCCGAGCAGACCGACGTGGTATGTCTACACCGCTGCCGGGCTCGGCCTCTTCCTGCATCTCCTCTATATGCTGCTTGAGATCCGGCGGCTGTTCCAGGGACCGGTGGTCAGCCTGTGGCGCATGACCAGCGAAACCGAGCTCTGGGTTTATTCCCTGGCGCTGCTCGCCATGGGGGTCCTGCTACTCGCCATCGGGCTTATCTGGCGGCTTCGGCTCGCCCGGCTTCTCTCCGGCGCCTATATACTGACCGCCGTGCTCAAGGTCTTCCTGGTCGACATGGCGAATTTGGAGGGCGCGCTCAGGGCACTTTCCTTCATCGGGCTCGGCCTCGTCCTGGTCGGCATCGGCCTAGCCTACCAGAAGCTTCTCCTGAGGGCACGCCCTCATAATCCCATGCCACAGCCAGGCACGCAGCCGCCCGCGCCGCCGCAATAA
- a CDS encoding exodeoxyribonuclease VII small subunit, giving the protein MTKDVSKDPSPRAANQADLAALPFERALAELEQIVARLERGDVALEESLTIYERGEALKAHCEALLRRAEQRIEKITLSSDGRATGTEPLDVET; this is encoded by the coding sequence ATGACCAAAGACGTTTCCAAGGATCCATCCCCTCGCGCTGCCAACCAGGCCGACCTTGCCGCCCTTCCTTTCGAGCGGGCGCTGGCCGAGCTGGAGCAGATCGTCGCGCGCCTCGAGCGAGGCGATGTGGCGCTTGAGGAATCGCTCACCATCTATGAGCGTGGCGAGGCTCTGAAGGCGCATTGCGAGGCCCTGCTCCGACGGGCCGAGCAGCGCATCGAGAAGATTACCCTGTCGTCCGACGGGCGCGCGACGGGTACGGAACCGCTCGACGTCGAGACATAA